In Puntigrus tetrazona isolate hp1 chromosome 18, ASM1883169v1, whole genome shotgun sequence, one genomic interval encodes:
- the baz1b gene encoding tyrosine-protein kinase BAZ1B isoform X3, giving the protein MAPLLGRKPYPLVKPLSEPPGPGEEVFTIEHTKEAFRNKEEYEARLRTYTERIWTCKSTGSSQLTHKEAWEEEQEVTELLQEEYPVWFEKPVLEIVHHNTVPLDKLVDLVWVEILTKYAVDEECDFLVGKDKTLRVKVVKIHPLENPPEENVEKKMEGACDSPSSDKENASQENLKKEPQSKEEESRRESLSDRARRSPRKLPTSMKEEKKKWVMPKFLPHKYDVKLLNEDKVISDVPADSLFRTERPPNKEIMRYFIRHCALRLGSGESAPWVVEDELVKKYNLPSKFSDFLLDPHKFLAENPSAKRKSLSSPEGKPNKKLKTAETGKDSEGVKVKGEKKKKKKDSQNIPLSPTLWGHMQVKKVNGSPLKMKNSGTSKKCDGENILSTPKSNKKQGDKKSTDPKKSLKSGVSKTPNGQKVSKKEDKSAGSAKKPKMKQMTLLDLAKSPPATASPKKRSRSSSTGSAKLGKPLPPMALHLLRFYKENKGKEDKKTTLSSLVSKAAKTLSAEDRGRLPEELKELVQKRWELLEQKRRWALMTEEEKQDVLRQKRQEIKQKLREKAKERREKEMQMRREMSRRYEDQELEGKSLPTFRLSDMPEGLPNTLFGDIAMVVEFLHCYSGLLMPEDQYPITSIALMEALAGEKAGFLYLNRVLVVLLQTLLQDELAEGYSELDMPLSEIPLTMHSVSELVRLCLRPSDAHEEESARGSDDWQPGAGYDDVVSSEFLEKLETSEVFELNSQEKVSLLVALCHRILMTYSVEDHVEATQQRSAELWRERLATLKEVNERKKAEKQKRKEQMEAKTDASGEVLMRVDRRKDSNVKKETPKVPAKVEPELEDMISTVKSRRLMSIQAKKEKEEQERQNKERMEKEAEEERIRRQKASAEKAFQDAVTKSKLVMRKAPLGTDRNHNRYWLFSDVVPGLYIEKGWVHEGIDYTFTPPPEDEPMSIEEDKEEETEDGEKEDEGSIVSASNENGQQGAPVPESCIETTVPKQGQNLWFVCDSQKDLDELIESLHPQGVRESELKLRLQVNYQEILHSIHLTKKGNPGLKTCDGYQELLKYLRSDIIEVASRLQKGGLGYMEDTSEFEERVSDLEKMQDFGECVITLQESVIKKFLQGFMAPKQKKKKKTGGEESTTAEEVDDQKKLAEEARVATAVEKWKTAVREAQTFSRMHVLLGMLDACIKWDMSAENARCKVCRRKVGEDDKLILCDECNKAFHLFCLRPALYRIPAGEWLCPACQPTTARRSSRGRNYNEDTEEEEDSEEEDEDDSEEDESEGEYRATGHSLRPRKKVKSSLKSKVQSKPAQKKHSPPSAKPAPRPASKPDPKPALRSSSRPDLRPAPRPVSNPDPRPEPKANPKPALKQSPKSRPASSNPADIDELVRQSSKPLSKKQAIEVEKCEEILQKLIKFRHSWPFREPVSAEEAEDYQDIISCPMDFATMQDKFKSSQYHSASDFLEDVKLIFSNAEEYNQPDSDVLTCMARTEQTFIELMQKSLPGISYLRRRTRKRPAAHSEEDDDEEGEEEKGKKINGRRKTRQSGGQRNQDDSESEEEEEEEEEDTSVRRKSKRTNRKDYREQDSDTERDSRRTGLRRTARGVTDDKEASSDEESGVQRHSKRLRRS; this is encoded by the exons ATGGCACCGTTACTAGGCCGGAAACCGTACCCTTTGGTTAAGCCGCTGTCGGAGCCGCCGGGCCCAGGAGAGGAGGTGTTCACCATCGAGCACACTAAAGAGGCCTTCAGGAACAAAGA AGAGTATGAGGCTCGACTGCGCACGTATACAGAGCGGATATGGACGTGTAAAAGCACTGGCAGCAGTCAGCTCACACATAAGGAGGCATGGGAAGAAGAACAGGAGGTCACAGAGCT ACTTCAGGAGGAGTACCCGGTATGGTTTGAGAAGCCGGTTCTGGAGATTGTGCACCATAACACAGTACCTCTTGATAAGCTAGTGGATCTGGTTTGGGTGGAGATTCTCACCAAGTATGCTGTGGATGAAGAATGCGACTTCTTG GTTGGCAAGGATAAGACGTTGCGTGTGAAAGTGGTAAAGATTCATCCACTGGAGAATCCTCCAGAAGAAAATGTGGAGAAAAAGATGGAAGGAGCTTGTGATTCTCCATCCAGTGATAAGGAGAATGCTAGTCAAGAGAACCTGAAAAAGGAGCCACAGTCCAAAGAGGAGGAAAGCAGGAGAGAGAGTCTTT CTGATAGGGCTCGCCGCTCACCCCGAAAACTGCCAACCAGTatgaaagaagagaagaagaaatggGTCATGCCCAAATTTTTACCCCACAAGTATGATGTCAAACTTCTCAATGAGGACAAAGTGATCAGTGACGTTCCTGCAGACAGCCTCTTCAGAACTGAGCGACCTCCCAACAAAGAAATAATGCGCTATTTCATCAGACACTGCGCTCTGAGATTGGGCTCGGGAGAGAGCGCCCCCTGGGTGGTGGAGGATGAGTTGGTTAAAAAGTACAACCTGCCAAGCAAATTCAGCGACTTTTTACTGGACCCTCACAAG tttttgGCAGAAAATCCATCAGCTAAGAGAAAAAGCTTGAGCTCACCAGAAGGTAAACCCAATAAGAAGCTGAAGACTGCAGAGACGGGAAAAGACAGCGAGGGAGTCAAAGTAAAaggggaaaagaagaaaaagaaaaaagattccCAGAACATACCTCTTAGCCCAACTCTCTGGGGTCATATGCAG gTGAAGAAAGTTAATGGATCTcccttaaaaatgaaaaactcagGTACTTCTAAGAAATGTGATGGGGAAAACATCCTCAGCACCccaaagtcaaataaaaagcaaGGGGACAAAAAATCCACTGACCCCAAAAAGAGCCTCAAGAGTGGGGTCTCCAAAACTCCCAATGGCCAGAAGGTCTCCAAAAAGGAGGACAAAAGCGCTGGCAGCGCtaaaaaacctaaaatgaagCAGATGACCCTTTTGGATTTAGCCAAAAGCCCACCTGCCACAGCTAGCCCAAAAAAGCGAAGCCGAAGTTCAAGTACTGGCTCTGCTAAGCTGGGCAAACCTTTGCCGCCCATGGCCTTACATCTCCTTCGGTTTTACAAGGAGAATAAAGGCAAAGAAGACAAGAAGACCACTCTGTCCTCGCTGGTTTCTAAGGCGGCAAAAACGTTGTCCGCAGAGGATCGTGGCCGGCTTCCTGAGGAGCTGAAAGAGCTAGTGCAAAAACGCTGGGAACTGCTTGAGCAGAAACGCAGATGGGCCCTTATGACCGAAGAGGAGAAACAGGATGTTTTGCGGCAGAAACGCCAGGAAATCAAGCAGAAGCTGCGTGAGAAAGCCAAAGAGCGgcgagagaaagagatgcaGATGAGACGAGAGATGTCACGCCGTTATGAAGACCAGGAGCTCGAAGGCAAGAGCTTACCTACGTTTCGTTTGTCCGACATGCCTGAGGGGCTTCCCAACACCCTCTTTGGTGACATAGCCATGGTAGTTGAGTTCCTTCACTGCTATTCCGGCCTCCTAATGCCCGAAGACCAGTATCCCATCACCTCTATTGCTCTGATGGAGGCATTAGCTGGCGAGAAGGCAGGTTTCCTCTACTTGAACCGTGTGCTGGTGGTGCTGCTGCAAACACTATTACAAGATGAGCTTGCGGAAGGTTACAGTGAACTGGACATGCCGTTATCTGAGATTCCTCTGACCATGCACTCCGTGTCTGAGCTGGTGCGCTTGTGTTTGCGGCCCTCGGATGCCCATGAGGAAGAGAGCGCTCGTGGCTCAGATGACTGGCAGCCTGGTGCAGGCTACGATGATGTGGTGAGCAGTGAGTTCTTGGAAAAGCTGGAGACGTCGGAGGTGTTTGAACTGAACTCTCAGGAGAAGGTCAGCCTGCTGGTGGCGCTGTGTCATCGTATCCTCATGACCTATTCGGTGGAAGATCACGTGGAGGCCACTCAGCAGCGATCGGCCGAGTTGTGGAGGGAGCGGCTTGCCACGCTTAAAGAAGTCAATGAACGCAAAAAGGCAGAGAAGCAGAAACGCAAAGAACAGATGGAGGCAAAAACCGATGCTAGTGGAGAGGTACTAATGAGGGTAGACAGAAGGAAAGattcaaatgtgaaaaaagagaCTCCTAAGGTCCCCGCCAAAGTGGAACCAGAGCTGGAGGACATGATCAGCACAGTGAAAAGCAGACGTCTTATGTCCATTCAGGCcaagaaagaaaaggaggagCAGGAACGGCAAAACAAAG AGCGTATGGAGAAGGAAGCAGAGGAGGAGCGAATCAGGAGACAGAAAGCCTCAGCAGAGAAAGCTTTCCAGGATGCAGTAACTAAATCAAAGCTGGTGATGAGGAAAGCGCCACTGGGTACCGACCGTAATCACAACCGCTATTGGCTGTTCTCTGATGTGGTTCCTGGCCTGTATATTGAGAAGGGATGGGTCCATGAGGGTATAGACTACACATTCACTCCTCCTCCTGAAGATGAACCGATGTCGATAGAGGAAGACAAAGAGGAGGAGACAGAAG atggagagaaagaggatgAAGGCAGCATAGTCAGCGCTTCTAATGAAAATGGCCAGCAGGGGGCACCAGTGCCTGAGTCCTGTATTGAGACCACTGTGCCCAAACAAGGCCAAAACCTCTG GTTTGTGTGCGATTCACAAAAAGACCTCGATGAACTAATAGAAAGTCTTCACCCTCAGGGAGTAAGAGAGAGTGAACTCAAACTCAGGCTCCAGGTTAA tTACCAGGAAATCTTGCATTCCATTCATCTGACAAAAAAAGGTAACCCAGGCCTGAAGACCTGTGACGGATACCAGGAGCTGCTTAAATACTTGCGCAGTGACATTATCGAGGTAGCATCCCGTCTGCAGAAAGGAGGCCTCGGATACATGGAGGACACATCTGAATTTGAAGAAAGG GTGTCTGACTTGGAGAAGATGCAGGATTTTGGGGAGTGTGTGATCACCCTGCAAGAGAGTGTGATCAAGAAGTTTCTGCAGGGCTTCATGGCACccaaacagaagaagaaaaagaagactGGTGGAGAGGAGAGCACGACGGCGGAGGAAGTGGATGATCAAAAGAAACTGGCTGAAGAGGCCAGG GTAGCAACCGCAGTGGAGAAGTGGAAAACTGCCGTTCGCGAAGCTCAGACTTTCTCTCGTATGCACGTTCTGCTGGGGATGTTGGATGCCTGCATCAAGTGGGATATGTCTGCAGAGAACGCTCGCTGTAAAGTGTGCCGCAGGAAAG TAGGAGAGGATGATAAGTTGATTCTCTGTGATGAGTGTAATAAAGCCTTCCATCTGTTCTGTCTGCGGCCGGCATTATACCGTATACCGGCGGGTGAGTGGCTTTGCCCAGCCTGTCAGCCAACTACTGCCCGGCGCAGCTCCAGGGGCAG AAACTATAATGAGGAtactgaggaagaggaggactcagaggaggaagatgaagacGACTCTGAAGAGGACGAGTCGGAAGGAGAGTACAGGGCCACGGGCCACAGCT TGAGACCTAGGAAGAAGGTGAAGTCATCTTTGAAGTCCAAAGTGCAGAGTAAACCAGCACAGAAGAAGCATTCGCCTCCTAGTGCCAAACCAGCTCCCAGACCTGCTTCCAAGCCAGATCCAAAACCTGCCCTCAGATCTTCTTCCAGACCAGATCTTAGACCTGCTCCCAGACCTGTTTCCAACCCAGATCCCAGACCAGAACCTAAAGCTAATCCTAAACCTGCTCTTAAACAATCACCTAAATCACGACCTGCATCAAGCAATCCTGCAGACATCGATGAGCTG GTGCGACAGAGCTCCAAGCCTCTATCGAAGAAACAAGCTATTGAAGTAGAAAAGTGTGAGGAGATTCTTCAGAAGCTGATAAAATTCAGACACAGCTGGCCCTTCAG GGAACCTGTATCTGCTGAAGAAGCCGAGGATTATCAAGACATAATCAGCTGCCCGATGGACTTCGCCACCATGCAGGACAAGTTCAAATCCTCCCAGTACCACAGCGCCAGCGATTTTCTAGAGGACGTGAAGCTCATCTTCTCAAATGCGGAGGAATACAACCAGCCCGACAGCGACGTCCTGACCTGCATGGCACGCACAGAGCAGACATTCATCGAGCTTATGCAGAAGAGCCTCCCCGGGATCAGCTACCTGCGACGCCGAACACGCAAGCGCCCTGCTGCCCACTCCGAAGAGGATGACGACGAAGAGGGAGAAGAGGAGAAGGGCAAGAAGATAAACGGACGGAGAAAGACCAGACAGAGCGGTGGACAACGGAACCAAGATGACAGCGAAagcgaggaagaggaggaggaggaggaggaggacacaTCTGTGAGAAGGAAGAGCAAGCGGACAAATCGCAAAGATTATCGGGAGCAGGACAGCGACACTGAGAGGGACAGCAGGAGAACTGGATTGAGACGGACTGCACGAGGTGTGACGGATGACAAGGAGGCCAGCAGTGACGAGGAATCGGGTGTCCAGCGACATTCCAAGAGGCTCAGACGCTCATGA
- the baz1b gene encoding tyrosine-protein kinase BAZ1B isoform X1, whose amino-acid sequence MAPLLGRKPYPLVKPLSEPPGPGEEVFTIEHTKEAFRNKEEYEARLRTYTERIWTCKSTGSSQLTHKEAWEEEQEVTELLQEEYPVWFEKPVLEIVHHNTVPLDKLVDLVWVEILTKYAVDEECDFLVGKDKTLRVKVVKIHPLENPPEENVEKKMEGACDSPSSDKENASQENLKKEPQSKEEESRRESLCESDRARRSPRKLPTSMKEEKKKWVMPKFLPHKYDVKLLNEDKVISDVPADSLFRTERPPNKEIMRYFIRHCALRLGSGESAPWVVEDELVKKYNLPSKFSDFLLDPHKFLAENPSAKRKSLSSPEGKPNKKLKTAETGKDSEGVKVKGEKKKKKKDSQNIPLSPTLWGHMQVKKVNGSPLKMKNSGTSKKCDGENILSTPKSNKKQGDKKSTDPKKSLKSGVSKTPNGQKVSKKEDKSAGSAKKPKMKQMTLLDLAKSPPATASPKKRSRSSSTGSAKLGKPLPPMALHLLRFYKENKGKEDKKTTLSSLVSKAAKTLSAEDRGRLPEELKELVQKRWELLEQKRRWALMTEEEKQDVLRQKRQEIKQKLREKAKERREKEMQMRREMSRRYEDQELEGKSLPTFRLSDMPEGLPNTLFGDIAMVVEFLHCYSGLLMPEDQYPITSIALMEALAGEKAGFLYLNRVLVVLLQTLLQDELAEGYSELDMPLSEIPLTMHSVSELVRLCLRPSDAHEEESARGSDDWQPGAGYDDVVSSEFLEKLETSEVFELNSQEKVSLLVALCHRILMTYSVEDHVEATQQRSAELWRERLATLKEVNERKKAEKQKRKEQMEAKTDASGEVLMRVDRRKDSNVKKETPKVPAKVEPELEDMISTVKSRRLMSIQAKKEKEEQERQNKERMEKEAEEERIRRQKASAEKAFQDAVTKSKLVMRKAPLGTDRNHNRYWLFSDVVPGLYIEKGWVHEGIDYTFTPPPEDEPMSIEEDKEEETEDGEKEDEGSIVSASNENGQQGAPVPESCIETTVPKQGQNLWFVCDSQKDLDELIESLHPQGVRESELKLRLQVNYQEILHSIHLTKKGNPGLKTCDGYQELLKYLRSDIIEVASRLQKGGLGYMEDTSEFEERVSDLEKMQDFGECVITLQESVIKKFLQGFMAPKQKKKKKTGGEESTTAEEVDDQKKLAEEARVATAVEKWKTAVREAQTFSRMHVLLGMLDACIKWDMSAENARCKVCRRKVGEDDKLILCDECNKAFHLFCLRPALYRIPAGEWLCPACQPTTARRSSRGRNYNEDTEEEEDSEEEDEDDSEEDESEGEYRATGHSLRPRKKVKSSLKSKVQSKPAQKKHSPPSAKPAPRPASKPDPKPALRSSSRPDLRPAPRPVSNPDPRPEPKANPKPALKQSPKSRPASSNPADIDELVRQSSKPLSKKQAIEVEKCEEILQKLIKFRHSWPFREPVSAEEAEDYQDIISCPMDFATMQDKFKSSQYHSASDFLEDVKLIFSNAEEYNQPDSDVLTCMARTEQTFIELMQKSLPGISYLRRRTRKRPAAHSEEDDDEEGEEEKGKKINGRRKTRQSGGQRNQDDSESEEEEEEEEEDTSVRRKSKRTNRKDYREQDSDTERDSRRTGLRRTARGVTDDKEASSDEESGVQRHSKRLRRS is encoded by the exons ATGGCACCGTTACTAGGCCGGAAACCGTACCCTTTGGTTAAGCCGCTGTCGGAGCCGCCGGGCCCAGGAGAGGAGGTGTTCACCATCGAGCACACTAAAGAGGCCTTCAGGAACAAAGA AGAGTATGAGGCTCGACTGCGCACGTATACAGAGCGGATATGGACGTGTAAAAGCACTGGCAGCAGTCAGCTCACACATAAGGAGGCATGGGAAGAAGAACAGGAGGTCACAGAGCT ACTTCAGGAGGAGTACCCGGTATGGTTTGAGAAGCCGGTTCTGGAGATTGTGCACCATAACACAGTACCTCTTGATAAGCTAGTGGATCTGGTTTGGGTGGAGATTCTCACCAAGTATGCTGTGGATGAAGAATGCGACTTCTTG GTTGGCAAGGATAAGACGTTGCGTGTGAAAGTGGTAAAGATTCATCCACTGGAGAATCCTCCAGAAGAAAATGTGGAGAAAAAGATGGAAGGAGCTTGTGATTCTCCATCCAGTGATAAGGAGAATGCTAGTCAAGAGAACCTGAAAAAGGAGCCACAGTCCAAAGAGGAGGAAAGCAGGAGAGAGAGTCTTTGTGAGT CTGATAGGGCTCGCCGCTCACCCCGAAAACTGCCAACCAGTatgaaagaagagaagaagaaatggGTCATGCCCAAATTTTTACCCCACAAGTATGATGTCAAACTTCTCAATGAGGACAAAGTGATCAGTGACGTTCCTGCAGACAGCCTCTTCAGAACTGAGCGACCTCCCAACAAAGAAATAATGCGCTATTTCATCAGACACTGCGCTCTGAGATTGGGCTCGGGAGAGAGCGCCCCCTGGGTGGTGGAGGATGAGTTGGTTAAAAAGTACAACCTGCCAAGCAAATTCAGCGACTTTTTACTGGACCCTCACAAG tttttgGCAGAAAATCCATCAGCTAAGAGAAAAAGCTTGAGCTCACCAGAAGGTAAACCCAATAAGAAGCTGAAGACTGCAGAGACGGGAAAAGACAGCGAGGGAGTCAAAGTAAAaggggaaaagaagaaaaagaaaaaagattccCAGAACATACCTCTTAGCCCAACTCTCTGGGGTCATATGCAG gTGAAGAAAGTTAATGGATCTcccttaaaaatgaaaaactcagGTACTTCTAAGAAATGTGATGGGGAAAACATCCTCAGCACCccaaagtcaaataaaaagcaaGGGGACAAAAAATCCACTGACCCCAAAAAGAGCCTCAAGAGTGGGGTCTCCAAAACTCCCAATGGCCAGAAGGTCTCCAAAAAGGAGGACAAAAGCGCTGGCAGCGCtaaaaaacctaaaatgaagCAGATGACCCTTTTGGATTTAGCCAAAAGCCCACCTGCCACAGCTAGCCCAAAAAAGCGAAGCCGAAGTTCAAGTACTGGCTCTGCTAAGCTGGGCAAACCTTTGCCGCCCATGGCCTTACATCTCCTTCGGTTTTACAAGGAGAATAAAGGCAAAGAAGACAAGAAGACCACTCTGTCCTCGCTGGTTTCTAAGGCGGCAAAAACGTTGTCCGCAGAGGATCGTGGCCGGCTTCCTGAGGAGCTGAAAGAGCTAGTGCAAAAACGCTGGGAACTGCTTGAGCAGAAACGCAGATGGGCCCTTATGACCGAAGAGGAGAAACAGGATGTTTTGCGGCAGAAACGCCAGGAAATCAAGCAGAAGCTGCGTGAGAAAGCCAAAGAGCGgcgagagaaagagatgcaGATGAGACGAGAGATGTCACGCCGTTATGAAGACCAGGAGCTCGAAGGCAAGAGCTTACCTACGTTTCGTTTGTCCGACATGCCTGAGGGGCTTCCCAACACCCTCTTTGGTGACATAGCCATGGTAGTTGAGTTCCTTCACTGCTATTCCGGCCTCCTAATGCCCGAAGACCAGTATCCCATCACCTCTATTGCTCTGATGGAGGCATTAGCTGGCGAGAAGGCAGGTTTCCTCTACTTGAACCGTGTGCTGGTGGTGCTGCTGCAAACACTATTACAAGATGAGCTTGCGGAAGGTTACAGTGAACTGGACATGCCGTTATCTGAGATTCCTCTGACCATGCACTCCGTGTCTGAGCTGGTGCGCTTGTGTTTGCGGCCCTCGGATGCCCATGAGGAAGAGAGCGCTCGTGGCTCAGATGACTGGCAGCCTGGTGCAGGCTACGATGATGTGGTGAGCAGTGAGTTCTTGGAAAAGCTGGAGACGTCGGAGGTGTTTGAACTGAACTCTCAGGAGAAGGTCAGCCTGCTGGTGGCGCTGTGTCATCGTATCCTCATGACCTATTCGGTGGAAGATCACGTGGAGGCCACTCAGCAGCGATCGGCCGAGTTGTGGAGGGAGCGGCTTGCCACGCTTAAAGAAGTCAATGAACGCAAAAAGGCAGAGAAGCAGAAACGCAAAGAACAGATGGAGGCAAAAACCGATGCTAGTGGAGAGGTACTAATGAGGGTAGACAGAAGGAAAGattcaaatgtgaaaaaagagaCTCCTAAGGTCCCCGCCAAAGTGGAACCAGAGCTGGAGGACATGATCAGCACAGTGAAAAGCAGACGTCTTATGTCCATTCAGGCcaagaaagaaaaggaggagCAGGAACGGCAAAACAAAG AGCGTATGGAGAAGGAAGCAGAGGAGGAGCGAATCAGGAGACAGAAAGCCTCAGCAGAGAAAGCTTTCCAGGATGCAGTAACTAAATCAAAGCTGGTGATGAGGAAAGCGCCACTGGGTACCGACCGTAATCACAACCGCTATTGGCTGTTCTCTGATGTGGTTCCTGGCCTGTATATTGAGAAGGGATGGGTCCATGAGGGTATAGACTACACATTCACTCCTCCTCCTGAAGATGAACCGATGTCGATAGAGGAAGACAAAGAGGAGGAGACAGAAG atggagagaaagaggatgAAGGCAGCATAGTCAGCGCTTCTAATGAAAATGGCCAGCAGGGGGCACCAGTGCCTGAGTCCTGTATTGAGACCACTGTGCCCAAACAAGGCCAAAACCTCTG GTTTGTGTGCGATTCACAAAAAGACCTCGATGAACTAATAGAAAGTCTTCACCCTCAGGGAGTAAGAGAGAGTGAACTCAAACTCAGGCTCCAGGTTAA tTACCAGGAAATCTTGCATTCCATTCATCTGACAAAAAAAGGTAACCCAGGCCTGAAGACCTGTGACGGATACCAGGAGCTGCTTAAATACTTGCGCAGTGACATTATCGAGGTAGCATCCCGTCTGCAGAAAGGAGGCCTCGGATACATGGAGGACACATCTGAATTTGAAGAAAGG GTGTCTGACTTGGAGAAGATGCAGGATTTTGGGGAGTGTGTGATCACCCTGCAAGAGAGTGTGATCAAGAAGTTTCTGCAGGGCTTCATGGCACccaaacagaagaagaaaaagaagactGGTGGAGAGGAGAGCACGACGGCGGAGGAAGTGGATGATCAAAAGAAACTGGCTGAAGAGGCCAGG GTAGCAACCGCAGTGGAGAAGTGGAAAACTGCCGTTCGCGAAGCTCAGACTTTCTCTCGTATGCACGTTCTGCTGGGGATGTTGGATGCCTGCATCAAGTGGGATATGTCTGCAGAGAACGCTCGCTGTAAAGTGTGCCGCAGGAAAG TAGGAGAGGATGATAAGTTGATTCTCTGTGATGAGTGTAATAAAGCCTTCCATCTGTTCTGTCTGCGGCCGGCATTATACCGTATACCGGCGGGTGAGTGGCTTTGCCCAGCCTGTCAGCCAACTACTGCCCGGCGCAGCTCCAGGGGCAG AAACTATAATGAGGAtactgaggaagaggaggactcagaggaggaagatgaagacGACTCTGAAGAGGACGAGTCGGAAGGAGAGTACAGGGCCACGGGCCACAGCT TGAGACCTAGGAAGAAGGTGAAGTCATCTTTGAAGTCCAAAGTGCAGAGTAAACCAGCACAGAAGAAGCATTCGCCTCCTAGTGCCAAACCAGCTCCCAGACCTGCTTCCAAGCCAGATCCAAAACCTGCCCTCAGATCTTCTTCCAGACCAGATCTTAGACCTGCTCCCAGACCTGTTTCCAACCCAGATCCCAGACCAGAACCTAAAGCTAATCCTAAACCTGCTCTTAAACAATCACCTAAATCACGACCTGCATCAAGCAATCCTGCAGACATCGATGAGCTG GTGCGACAGAGCTCCAAGCCTCTATCGAAGAAACAAGCTATTGAAGTAGAAAAGTGTGAGGAGATTCTTCAGAAGCTGATAAAATTCAGACACAGCTGGCCCTTCAG GGAACCTGTATCTGCTGAAGAAGCCGAGGATTATCAAGACATAATCAGCTGCCCGATGGACTTCGCCACCATGCAGGACAAGTTCAAATCCTCCCAGTACCACAGCGCCAGCGATTTTCTAGAGGACGTGAAGCTCATCTTCTCAAATGCGGAGGAATACAACCAGCCCGACAGCGACGTCCTGACCTGCATGGCACGCACAGAGCAGACATTCATCGAGCTTATGCAGAAGAGCCTCCCCGGGATCAGCTACCTGCGACGCCGAACACGCAAGCGCCCTGCTGCCCACTCCGAAGAGGATGACGACGAAGAGGGAGAAGAGGAGAAGGGCAAGAAGATAAACGGACGGAGAAAGACCAGACAGAGCGGTGGACAACGGAACCAAGATGACAGCGAAagcgaggaagaggaggaggaggaggaggaggacacaTCTGTGAGAAGGAAGAGCAAGCGGACAAATCGCAAAGATTATCGGGAGCAGGACAGCGACACTGAGAGGGACAGCAGGAGAACTGGATTGAGACGGACTGCACGAGGTGTGACGGATGACAAGGAGGCCAGCAGTGACGAGGAATCGGGTGTCCAGCGACATTCCAAGAGGCTCAGACGCTCATGA